In a genomic window of Candidatus Bathyarchaeota archaeon:
- a CDS encoding tyrosine--tRNA ligase has translation MDLERKIELICRPPTEEVVTPEDIRALLETDEHPIAYNGFEPSGLVHLGTGVMCGYKMKDFVEAGVHFKVFLATWHAYLNNKLGGDLTLIRKAADLFRHSWIALGVPADKVEFIYSDELYNDLTFWAKTMNIAKNMTIARTTRTLEIAGRKEGEAHYVSDFLYTPMQVADIFQLKVKICQLGMDQRKANMVGREIGERLGYWKPSCVHHHLLQGLEKPAIWPIPEGQEREAVASAKMSKSKPQTCIFIYDTPEEIKQKMSRAFCPERIIKFNPILDICKYIIFREKDSFTIERPAKFGGNAQFHSFQELETCYAEGKLHPMDLKNGVAAELATILEPVRRYFANNSEANDCLETVRKAKITR, from the coding sequence TTGGATTTAGAACGCAAAATAGAGCTTATCTGTAGACCGCCCACCGAAGAAGTAGTCACACCAGAAGACATACGGGCACTACTAGAAACTGACGAGCACCCCATCGCCTACAACGGTTTTGAACCCTCAGGGCTAGTCCATTTGGGCACTGGCGTTATGTGCGGTTACAAAATGAAGGATTTCGTGGAAGCAGGCGTACATTTTAAGGTGTTCCTTGCAACCTGGCACGCTTACCTCAACAATAAACTCGGCGGCGACCTCACGCTTATACGCAAAGCCGCTGACCTCTTCCGTCATAGTTGGATTGCACTGGGCGTCCCTGCGGACAAAGTAGAATTCATCTACTCAGACGAATTATACAATGACCTTACTTTCTGGGCAAAAACCATGAACATAGCAAAAAACATGACTATCGCCCGAACCACCCGAACCCTCGAAATCGCCGGCCGCAAAGAAGGCGAAGCCCACTATGTATCGGACTTTCTCTATACCCCCATGCAAGTTGCCGACATATTCCAGCTTAAAGTCAAAATCTGCCAGTTAGGCATGGACCAACGCAAAGCCAACATGGTCGGGCGCGAAATTGGCGAAAGACTCGGATACTGGAAACCCTCCTGCGTCCACCACCACCTCCTTCAGGGGCTAGAGAAACCTGCCATTTGGCCTATTCCAGAGGGGCAGGAACGTGAAGCTGTTGCGTCAGCGAAGATGTCTAAGAGTAAACCTCAAACATGCATATTTATCTACGATACTCCCGAAGAGATCAAACAAAAAATGAGTCGCGCGTTTTGTCCTGAGCGCATCATCAAATTCAACCCTATACTGGACATATGTAAATACATAATCTTCCGCGAAAAAGACAGCTTTACCATCGAGCGCCCAGCCAAATTCGGCGGCAACGCGCAATTCCACAGTTTCCAAGAACTCGAAACCTGCTATGCGGAGGGTAAACTGCATCCTATGGACCTCAAAAACGGAGTCGCAGCAGAACTCGCAACCATCCTTGAACCCGTCCGCCGCTACTTCGCCAACAACAGTGAAGCCAACGACTGCCTAGAAACTGTTCGCAAAGCCAAAATCACCCG